A region from the Sulfitobacter sp. D7 genome encodes:
- a CDS encoding NAD(P)/FAD-dependent oxidoreductase, protein MSRPPYAGDGSHTSSYYAASANPSPERPELRGDHDIDVCIVGAGYSGLSTGLHLAEKGYKVAIIEGARVGWGASGRNGGQIVNGLNASLQTIKRRYGQDTATFVAGLVQEGGEIIRERVRTYDIKCDLKEKNIFTGLTPAHMRELEERQKLWQSYGIDNQEMLDKDQLRAHINSDLYEGGLIDHSGGHMHPLNLALGEAAAFEKNGGTIYEMSPVTDVDHDASRPVVRTAKGTMTCKTLVLCGNAYLGHVVPTLTPRVMPVSTQVMATEPLSEAQAHALLPTDACVEDIRYILDYYRLSGDKRMLFGGGTVYGGADPRDIKAKLKRNMDKVFPQLKDVKIDYAWSGNFALSFSRVPQMGRIGDNTYFAHGYSGHGVTGSHTFGRILSEAIDGDLTRFDVFANVPWFPFPGGRMLRVPYSVMGSWWYGLRDRLGV, encoded by the coding sequence ATGTCTCGTCCCCCCTACGCCGGTGACGGCAGCCATACGTCAAGCTACTACGCGGCCTCGGCTAATCCCTCGCCTGAGCGCCCAGAATTGCGGGGCGATCACGACATCGACGTTTGCATCGTCGGCGCGGGTTATAGCGGCCTGTCGACGGGTCTGCATCTGGCCGAAAAGGGCTATAAAGTCGCCATCATCGAAGGCGCGCGCGTCGGCTGGGGGGCCTCGGGCCGCAACGGCGGGCAGATCGTCAACGGGCTGAACGCCAGCCTGCAAACGATCAAGCGCCGCTACGGTCAGGACACGGCGACTTTCGTGGCAGGCCTCGTGCAAGAGGGTGGCGAGATCATCCGCGAGCGGGTCCGCACCTATGACATCAAATGCGACCTCAAGGAAAAGAACATCTTCACCGGGCTCACGCCTGCGCATATGCGCGAGTTGGAAGAGCGGCAGAAGCTCTGGCAAAGCTACGGCATCGACAATCAAGAGATGCTGGACAAGGACCAGTTGCGCGCCCACATCAATTCCGACCTCTATGAAGGCGGGCTGATCGACCATTCGGGCGGCCATATGCACCCGCTCAACCTCGCCCTCGGTGAGGCGGCAGCGTTTGAGAAAAACGGCGGCACGATCTATGAGATGTCCCCCGTGACGGATGTCGATCACGACGCCTCACGCCCCGTGGTCAGAACCGCCAAGGGCACAATGACCTGCAAGACGCTGGTGCTCTGCGGCAATGCCTACCTTGGCCATGTGGTGCCCACGCTGACCCCGCGCGTGATGCCCGTCTCGACCCAAGTCATGGCAACCGAACCGCTGAGCGAGGCACAAGCCCACGCGCTGCTTCCCACCGACGCCTGCGTCGAAGACATCCGCTATATCCTCGATTATTACCGACTGTCGGGCGACAAACGCATGCTTTTCGGTGGCGGCACCGTCTATGGCGGCGCTGACCCGCGCGACATCAAGGCCAAGCTCAAACGGAACATGGACAAGGTCTTCCCCCAACTCAAAGACGTGAAGATCGACTATGCATGGAGCGGCAATTTTGCCCTGTCCTTCAGCCGTGTTCCGCAGATGGGCCGGATCGGCGACAACACCTATTTCGCGCACGGCTACAGCGGCCATGGCGTCACCGGTTCACATACCTTCGGGCGCATCCTTTCGGAAGCGATCGACGGCGATCTGACCCGCTTTGATGTCTTCGCCAATGTGCCGTGGTTCCCCTTCCCCGGCGGGCGCATGTTGCGCGTGCCCTATTCGGTGATGGGCTCATGGTGGTACGGGCTGCGGGACCGCTTGGGGGTCTGA
- a CDS encoding glutamine synthetase family protein, whose translation MSQSKAEAWLAQHPEIESIFACVCDLNGTMRGKRVPADQVSKVVEGGLRMPLSIVGMDIWGEDVENSELVFETGDSDGLCDFTGRPLMPITWTSRPTALAMLWMRQENGAPFPGDPRRALAEVAAKFKARGLTPVVATELEFYLVDPSEDHPQAPCSPVTGKRLDSDGALSLDELQHFDEFLNEVYDACELQGIPADAAISENGAGQFEINMRHVDDPLRAADDAVLFKRLVRGIARKHGFAATFMAKPYGDLAGSGFHVHFSLVDENGVNVFDNGGDEGTALMLNAVAGLLATMQQNTLTFAPHENSYRRLLPGAHAPTNVAWGYENRTAAIRIPGGDAKARRIEHRVAGADANPYLVLTSILGGALLGIEQDMQPVAPITGDAYTMKLDNLPLDWATAIDAFRKGPDVPGIFSSRLQTMMVECKTQELRKFARQVTHFEYDTYLEIV comes from the coding sequence ATGTCTCAGAGCAAAGCCGAAGCCTGGCTGGCGCAACATCCCGAAATCGAATCCATCTTTGCCTGTGTCTGCGACCTTAACGGCACCATGCGCGGCAAGCGGGTGCCAGCCGATCAAGTCTCCAAGGTTGTCGAAGGCGGGCTGCGCATGCCCCTGTCCATCGTTGGCATGGATATCTGGGGCGAAGATGTCGAAAACAGCGAACTGGTGTTTGAGACCGGGGATTCCGATGGCCTTTGCGATTTCACGGGCCGCCCCTTGATGCCCATCACATGGACCTCGCGCCCGACCGCGCTTGCGATGCTCTGGATGCGTCAGGAAAACGGCGCCCCCTTCCCCGGCGATCCGCGCCGCGCGCTGGCCGAAGTGGCAGCTAAGTTCAAAGCACGTGGTCTCACCCCCGTGGTTGCGACCGAGTTGGAGTTCTACCTTGTTGATCCGTCCGAGGATCACCCGCAGGCGCCCTGCTCTCCGGTCACCGGCAAGCGGCTGGATTCCGACGGCGCACTGTCGCTGGACGAGTTGCAGCATTTCGATGAGTTCCTGAACGAGGTCTATGACGCCTGCGAATTGCAGGGCATCCCGGCGGATGCGGCGATCTCGGAAAATGGGGCGGGCCAGTTCGAGATCAACATGCGCCATGTCGACGATCCGCTGCGCGCGGCAGATGACGCGGTGCTGTTCAAACGGCTGGTGCGCGGCATCGCCCGCAAACACGGCTTTGCCGCAACCTTCATGGCCAAACCCTATGGCGATCTGGCGGGCAGTGGCTTTCACGTGCATTTCTCGCTGGTGGACGAAAACGGCGTTAACGTCTTCGACAATGGCGGGGATGAGGGCACGGCCCTGATGCTCAACGCCGTGGCGGGTCTGCTGGCAACGATGCAGCAAAACACGCTGACCTTCGCGCCGCATGAAAACTCCTATCGCCGCTTGCTGCCGGGTGCCCATGCGCCGACCAATGTCGCCTGGGGCTACGAGAACCGCACCGCCGCGATCCGCATCCCCGGCGGAGATGCCAAGGCACGGCGCATCGAACACCGCGTCGCCGGGGCCGATGCGAACCCCTATCTGGTGCTGACCAGCATCTTGGGCGGCGCGCTTTTGGGGATCGAGCAAGACATGCAGCCCGTCGCCCCGATCACTGGCGACGCCTATACGATGAAGCTCGACAACCTGCCGCTCGACTGGGCCACGGCCATCGACGCCTTCCGCAAAGGGCCGGATGTGCCCGGCATTTTCTCATCGCGATTGCAGACCATGATGGTCGAATGCAAGACCCAAGAGCTGCGCAAATTCGCGCGGCAAGTGACCCATTTCGAATATGATACCTATCTGGAGATCGTCTGA
- a CDS encoding GntR family transcriptional regulator — translation MTDTENDALNIPEIPEIPGGTTQEYVYGRLRNAIMLGAITPGTSLTMRGIAERLGLSPTPVREAVRRLSSEHAIQIKDNRRLTVPLMTSDRFEELVALRIAVETHAALRALPYISDIVIDRLTEIDGSMDRFVAERDSDQLTLQNQAFHRMLYSVNPAQASLPMIESIWLQLGPFQRQVITEVAEYYQIDRHKEVLAALSARDGAALSAAIANDIVDGVLDTGRKLLAAEAGGEAGQI, via the coding sequence ATGACCGACACCGAAAACGACGCGCTCAACATTCCCGAAATCCCTGAGATCCCGGGCGGGACGACGCAGGAATATGTCTATGGGCGGCTGCGCAATGCGATCATGCTTGGCGCGATCACGCCCGGCACCTCGCTGACCATGCGCGGCATTGCAGAGCGTCTTGGCCTCAGCCCGACCCCGGTGCGCGAGGCAGTGCGGCGGCTGAGTTCGGAACACGCCATCCAGATCAAGGACAACCGCCGCCTGACCGTGCCGCTGATGACCTCTGACCGGTTCGAGGAACTGGTCGCCCTGCGCATCGCGGTCGAGACCCACGCCGCCCTGCGCGCCTTGCCCTATATCTCGGACATCGTGATCGACAGGCTGACCGAGATTGACGGCAGCATGGATCGGTTTGTGGCGGAACGGGACTCGGACCAACTGACGCTGCAGAACCAAGCCTTTCATCGGATGCTGTATTCGGTGAACCCGGCGCAGGCGTCTTTGCCGATGATCGAAAGCATCTGGCTGCAACTCGGCCCCTTTCAGCGGCAGGTCATCACTGAGGTGGCGGAATACTATCAGATTGACCGACATAAAGAGGTGTTAGCGGCACTTTCCGCACGCGATGGCGCAGCGCTGAGCGCGGCGATTGCCAATGACATCGTCGACGGGGTGCTCGACACGGGCCGCAAGCTGCTGGCGGCAGAGGCGGGCGGGGAAGCGGGCCAGATCTAG